The Planctomycetaceae bacterium nucleotide sequence GCGCGGCTGGGAGCAGGGCTGGATCAAGCCCATGCCCGCCGCCGTCAAGAGCGGGCAGCGCGTCGCCGTGATCGGCAGCGGGCCGGCGGGCCTGGCGGCCGCCCAGCAACTGGCCCGCATGGGTCACGACGTGGTGGTGTTCGAGAAAGACGCCCGCCCCGGCGGGCTGCTGCGGTACGGTATTCCCGACTTCAAGCTCGACAAGCGCATTCTCGACCGCCGCATCGAGCAGATGAAGGCCGAGGGCGTCGAGTTCCAGTGCAACGCCGTCATCGGTGAAGATCTCTCGGGCAAGTACCTGCGCAACCGCTTCCAGGCTATCGTGCTGACGATGGGGGCCGGTCGCCCGCGAGAACTGGACGTGCCCGGTCGCGGGCTCGAGAACGTACACCTGGCGATGGAGTACCTCGCTCAGCAGAACCGCATCAACAGCGGCGAGATCGTCGACGGCGACATCATCTCGGCCAAGGGGCGCGTGGTGGTGGTCATCGGCGGCGGCGACACCGGCAGCGACTGCGTCGGAACCGCCCGCCGCCAGGGCGCCCGCGAGATTCACCAGTACGAGATCCTCCCCCAGCCGCCGCGCCGCCGCCCGTCCGACACGCCCTGGCCGACGTGGCCGCGGATCCTGCGCACCTCGTCCAGCCACGAAGAAGGCTGCACCCGACGCTGGTGCGTGCTGACCAAGCGCCTCAGCGGCATCGGCGAGACCGTGCGCGAGCTGCACGGCATCGAGGTCGCCTGGACGCACAAGGGCGGGCGATGGGACATGAAGGAAGTGCCCGGCACGAACTTCACCCAGGCCGCCGACCTGGTGCTCATCGCGATGGGCTTCGTACACGTCGAACACAGCGGCCTGGTGGAAGACCTCGGCTGCCAGCTCGACGAGCGCGGCAACGTGAAGATCGCCAACTGCGCCACCAGCGTCCCGGGCGTCTATGCCGCCGGCGACGCCCAGTCCGGCGCCTCGCTGGTGGTCCGAGCCATCGCCAGCGGCCGAGAAACCGCCGCCGCCGTCGACAAATACCTCCGCCCGTAATATGGAGTGCGGCAGCCGTAGCTGCCGCTTTAAGAGTTGTCGGATTCCAGAAACTTCCAAAGCGGCAGCTAAGGCTGCCGCACTCCATATAGCCTCCACATGGCTTTACACCGCGCGGGGGCGAGCGTACAGTGCGGCCATGCCGACCAACGATCAGAAAGCCGAAGTATTGCGGGCGTATCGGGCGCGCACGCCTGTTCGCGTGCCAGTCACGTATGGGGCCAATCCGCGCGTGGTGGTGCTTGATCCGGCGTGGAACCCGCACGGGATCACGTTTGAAGATTACTTCACGCGGGCCGATGCGATGATCGAGTCGCAGCTTGGCCTGCTGGAGTACAAGGCCCAGTTTCTGAACAACTACTGCGACGATCCCACCGGGCGGCCGGCCGCGTGGAGCTTCTATGTCGACGCGATGAACAGCTACGACTCGTTGTACTTCGGCTGTCCGATCCACTATCGCGACGACGAAGTGCCCGACACCCAGCCGATCCTGGCCGGGACGGACAAGGAGAAGATATTCTCCGTCGACCTCGACCACCCGCTGGACAATCCGTTCATCCGCCGGCGTCTGCAACTCTATGACAACATGAAGGCCGCCGTCGCGGGCATGTCGTATCACGGCGTGCAACTGGGCGTGGCCGCCCCGGCGATGGGCTTCGACGGCCATCTGACCATCGCCACGTGCCTGCGCGGCGGGGAGTTGTACAGCGACTTCTATGAGGACCCGCCCTACGTGCGGCGTCTGCTGGACTTCATCGGCCGCGCGGTCGTCATCCGCAACAACACCTTGAACGA carries:
- a CDS encoding glutamate synthase subunit beta — protein: MGKPTGFTEYQRQDVPHRPVGQRVKDFFEIDLPLDEEALRTQAARCMDCGIPFCHGAGCPLGNRIPEFNDLVYQNRWAEALEILHSTNNFPEITGRICPAPCEASCTLNINDDAVLIKHIELQIAERGWEQGWIKPMPAAVKSGQRVAVIGSGPAGLAAAQQLARMGHDVVVFEKDARPGGLLRYGIPDFKLDKRILDRRIEQMKAEGVEFQCNAVIGEDLSGKYLRNRFQAIVLTMGAGRPRELDVPGRGLENVHLAMEYLAQQNRINSGEIVDGDIISAKGRVVVVIGGGDTGSDCVGTARRQGAREIHQYEILPQPPRRRPSDTPWPTWPRILRTSSSHEEGCTRRWCVLTKRLSGIGETVRELHGIEVAWTHKGGRWDMKEVPGTNFTQAADLVLIAMGFVHVEHSGLVEDLGCQLDERGNVKIANCATSVPGVYAAGDAQSGASLVVRAIASGRETAAAVDKYLRP
- a CDS encoding uroporphyrinogen decarboxylase family protein, with translation MPTNDQKAEVLRAYRARTPVRVPVTYGANPRVVVLDPAWNPHGITFEDYFTRADAMIESQLGLLEYKAQFLNNYCDDPTGRPAAWSFYVDAMNSYDSLYFGCPIHYRDDEVPDTQPILAGTDKEKIFSVDLDHPLDNPFIRRRLQLYDNMKAAVAGMSYHGVQLGVAAPAMGFDGHLTIATCLRGGELYSDFYEDPPYVRRLLDFIGRAVVIRNNTLNEKFGLNPFAAAGGFFADDSIQLISGTMYRQFLLPLHRQWYAQWSGGGPHGIHLCGDATRHFGVIASELNVRSFDTGFPVDHGALRRELGPDVEILGGPEVGLLLHGTSEAVYARTAGILNSGIKEGGRFVLREANNLPPRVSEANLAAMYRACLDHGWHGTPQA